The genomic stretch GATCGGCATCGGCGAGGCGCGCATGGTGGATTCGAAACGGTGGCGGGGAAACGGCGGCTGGACGGATCAAAGCTAGAGACGTGGCCTCACCCCGGCAAACGCTCGATCACGGTGCCGGCACCCCGGCGATGACGGCGTCGTACACCCGGCGGCGGAACCGCTGCATGTCTACCTCCATCTTCGGCAGGTAGGTGCGGTTGGCCAGCAGGACCACCCAGGTGCGGCTGACGGGATCGATCCAGATGGAGGTGCCGGTGACGCCCGTGTGGCCGAACGCGTACACCTCTTCGCACGCGCGGTGATCGGGCACTTTGCCTTCGCGGCAGTACACCTCCCATCCCAGGGCCCGCGTTCCCACGCCGGGCTGCGGGCGGGTGAAGCCGCGGACGGTGCGGGTGTTGAACACGCGGACGTCTTCCAGCCGGCCCTCGTTGGCGATTGTGGCGGCGAAGATGGCCAGGTCGCCCAGGGTGGAGAACGCGCCCGCGTTGCCCGTCACGCCGTCCAGCCGGCGCGCCACCTCGTCGAACGATCCCCCCGTGTACGGCTCGTCGGCCTCGGAGAGGTGAAGGGTCGGCGCGCAGTCGGCGCAGCCGGGGGGCACGCCCATGGCCGTGCGCGTCATCCCCAGCGGCCCCCACACGCGGCGCTGGAGATACCGAGGCAGGGGCTCGCCGGCCGCCCGCTCCGCCACTTCCCACAGGATGACGAAGCCGAGGTCGGAGTACAGCACGTCCTTCCCCGGCTCCAGCGCCAGCGGGCGGGACACCAGGTAGCGCCGCACCTGGGCGGGAGGCACGTCGGCGATGTCGGCTGCGCCGGCGCGGACGCCGGCGCTGTGGGTGAGCAGCTGGCGGACGGTGACCCGGTCCTTGTCCCCGCCGGAGAACTCGGGCACGTACTGCCGCACGGGCGCGTCCAGGTCCAGCCGCCCGTCTTCCACCAGCGCCATGACCGCCGCCGTGGTGGCGACCACCTTGGTGAGCGAGGCCAGGTCGAAGCGCGTGCGGTGCGGCGTCACCTCCGGTGCATCGTCGTCCCAGGTCGTCTGGCCGTAGACGGCGACGTGCTGGATGGCGCCACGGTTTCCAATCGCCAGCGCGGCGCCGGGAAAGGCCCCGGCCCGGACGCGCGCGCGCACCAGGCTGTCTGCCGCGGCCAGGCTGGCTGCGGGCAGGGCGATGGGCGGCGGGATCAGGGCGCGCTCCACCAGCCCCGGCGGTCCGGCCCGCACGTCGCCGCGCCCGGCGTTCACGCGCGCTCCGGCGAAACCCACCAGTACGGCCACCGCCGCGCAGGTGATCAGGACCCGCGAATTCTTGATTTCGTACAGCACGTTCCGCCCGTTGATAACCGAACCGCCGCCCTTCCCCGCCCCGGCGGAAATGCAGGGACCTTGCCGTGCAATGCGAGGATCACCTTCGTTCAGCGTGCCCGTGCCTGGGCGATGCGGTCTTCCGCGACGCGGTCCGCGGCCTGGTGCGGAAGCACGCCGGCCGCCTCGGCGCCCCGCAGCACCTCCAGGACGGTGTCGTGGATCGCCTCCACGCGGAGGGACGCCCACTCCGCCGGGTGCCCGTTCAGCCCCGCGAAGCCGGTAATCACCCCGCCCGCGTTCGCCACGTAGTCGGGAACGTACAGGATGCCACGCTCCGCCAGCCGCGTCCCATCCTCCTCCGGGTCGCGCAGCTGGTTGTTGGCGCCTCCCGCCACCACGCCCGCCCGCAGCCGGGCGATGGTGGACGCGCGGAGGATGCCGCCCAGCGCACACGGCGCGAACACGTCGGCGTCCACGTCGAAGATGGCGTCCGGCTCCGCCACCGCTGCGCCCACACGATCCGCCACCGCGTGAGCGCGAGCGGAGTCCACGTCGCTCACCACGAGCGACGCGCCCACCGCCGCCAGCTCGGCCGCCAGGTAGCGGCCCACGTTCCCGCACCCCTGCAGGGCGACCCGCATCCCACGCAGTTCCGCCGAGCCGTGGCGGTGAAGGACGGCCGCCTGGATGGCCCGGAACACGCCGCGTGCCGTGTACGGCGACGGGTCTCCCACGCCGGCGCTGGTTCCCGCCACGTGGCGCGTTTCGCCCGCGATCACGTCCATGTCGGCCGGGGTGGTTCCCACGTCCTCGGCGGTGATGTACGCGCCGCCCAGCAGTTCCACGCAGCGGCCATGGGCGCGGAAGAGGGCGCCGCGGTCGGCGATGCGCTCCGGCGCCAGGATCACCGACTTGCCGCCGCCCGCGTCCAGCCCCGCCACGGCGTTCTTGTACGTCATTCCGCGCGACAGCCGCAGCGCGTCGTGCAGCGCCTCCGCTTCTGACGGATACCGCCACAGGCGCGTGCCGCCCAGCGCCGTTCCCAGCGCGCTGCTGTGGAGCGCGACGATGCCGTGGTACGCGCCCTCACGCGCCACCAGCACCCGCTCCCATCCGTCCACCTGCACCTCGCGCACGTCCATCGGCAACCCTCGTCGGTGATGATCGATGCCGGAGCTCCGATACCGCAGCCAGGGAACCGCATGACCGTGGCCATCTTGTGCGGTGCACGCTCCGCCCACGTGTACGGCGCGTGCGCGACCTGATCGTCGGCGGGAGCCTGGCCCCGGCGTTGGCGCGCGCAATCGAACGTCTTGTCAGCGGCGCCCCGACGCATTATCCTGTCGCAAGCTGCTGCGAGCTGCTGTTGCAGATCCGCATCGGCCGTCCCTCCCACGCGGTTCCCCGTGAACATCCACCTCCCTGCGGGAATTCACGGTCGTACTGCCATCTCCGAACCGTCACCCACCGGACAATCCCTGCCGTGACGGGCAATTCATCGCACCTTCTTTCCCGGAGTCGCCGGCACATGAACATCCCACGGTTCTTCCGCACGCTCGCACCCCTCGTGGCGCTCGCGGCCTTCGCCGCGTGCGACCGACCCACGGAGCCGCTCACCTCCGCGCGCGCGCCCGGCGACGCGGCCCCGCTGCTTTCCGCCGGCGCCGATGCTATCCCGGGCCGCTACGTGGTGGTCCTGAACACCGATGTGTCCAGCCCGTCCGCGGCGGCGCACGAGATGGTGCGGGCGCACGGCGGCCGCCTCCACTTCAGCTACTCGTCGGCCCTCAAGGGCTTCGCGGCCACGCTGAGCCCCGAAGCGGTAGAAGAGCTGCGGCGCAACCCGCAGGTGAAGTACGTTGCCCCCGACGCCTGGGCCTACCCCGTACAGACGCAGCAGCCCAACGCCACCTGGGGCCTGGACCGCATCGACCAGCGCACGCTTCCGCTGAACGGCACCTACAGCTACGGCCCCACCGGGGCCGGCGTTCGCGTGTACGTGATCGACACGGGCATCCGCACCACGCACGTGCAGCTCGCCGGCCGCGCCAGCGTGGGCGCCGACTTCGTGGGAGACGGCCAGAACGGCCAGGACTGCAACGGCCACGGCACCCACGTGGCCGGCACCATCGCGGGCACCACCCACGGTGTTGCCAAGGGTGCGCAGGTGGTTTCCGTGCGCGTCTTCGGATGCACGGGCGGCGCTCCCTTCTCCACCATCATCGCGGCCGTGGACTGGGTCACCGCCAACGCGGTGAAGCCGGCGGTGGCGAACATGTCGCTGGGTGGCGGCCTGTACGCGCCCATGAACGACGCCGTGACGGCCTCCATCGCCTCGGGCGTGACGCACGCCGTGGCGGCCGGCAACAGCAACGCGGACGCCTGCACGGCGTCTCCGGCGAGCACCCCGGGCGCCCTCACCGTGGGCTCGACCGACGCCGGAGACTTCCGCTCCTACTTCTCCAACTGGGGAAGCTGCGTCGACCTGTTCGCGCCGGGTTCCAGCATCACGAGCGCCTGGTTCACCACCGACTCGGCCTCGAACACCATCAGCGGCACGTCGATGGCCAGCCCCCACGTGGCGGGTGTGGCCGCGCTGTACCTGCAGGGCCAGCCCACGGCTTCGCCGGCGGCCGTGGCCCAGGCCATCGGCGCCAGCGCCACCAGCGGGATGATCAGCGACCCGATGGGCTCGCCCAACAAGCTGCTGTTCTCGCCGCTCACGGTCGAGACCCCGGCCCCGAAGATCGCCCTGAACCCCAGCATGCTGCGGTTCACGTTCCTGCGGGTCCCGGCGGCGGCGGCTTCCGCGGCCCCCGCCGACACCGGCGCCCCGCAGCGGTTCACGGCCAGCGGCGCGGGAGAACCCAGGCAGGCGCCCCGTGAGTTCGACGCGCTGTACGCCGCCACCGTCGCGGACTCGGCCACTTCCGGTCCGATCAAGCTCACGAACACCGGAAACGGCGCGCTGAACTGGACGGCGTCCGTAGACCGCCCCTGGCTGGCGGTAGACCCCACCGAGGGCACCCTGAACAGCGGCTACGACGCCCTCCTGAACGCCACCGTCTCCGCCGGCTCGCTGGCCGTGGGCACTCACACGGGCAAGCTGGCGGTGCACGACTCCGCGGCCGGCATCGCCACCGGCTACGTGGACGTGGTGGTGAACGTGGCGAACGCGGCGGTCCTCACCCCGGGCACGCCGCTCACCGGACTGGCGGGCGCCTCCGGCAGCGAGACGTTCTACTCGGTGACGGTCCCGAAGGGGGTGACCAGCCTGACCATCAAGACAAGCGGCGGCACGGGCGACGTCGACCTGTACGTCCGCCAGGGCAACGCCCCCACGCTCACGGAATACAACTGCCGGCCCTTCATGGGCGGAAACATCGAAGAGTGCACCACCCAGTTCCCCGCCCCGGGCACGTACTACGTGATGCTTCGCGGCTGGTCCAGCTACTCGGGCGTCACCCTGTCCGCCGCGTTGGGCGGACCCCCCACCGCCCCCGCCAGCCTTACGGCCGCCGTGGAGACGCCTACCTCGGCCCTGCTGAACTGGGTGGACGGCAGCGTGAACGAAACGTCCTTCACCCTGTCGCGCCGAGCGATGACGGGCGCGACCACCTGGACCGCCTGGCAGGACGTGGGCACCCCCGCGGCGAACGCCACCAGCGCCACCAACGGCGGCCTGACGGGCGGCAGCACGTACCAGTACCGCATTCGTTCCTGCAACGCCGCGGGGTGCTCGGCATGGGCGGCCAGCGCGTCCATCACCATGCCCAACGCCACGCCCGCGGCCCCGACCGGCGCGGCGGCGACCGCGGTGGCCAGCACCCGCATCCGGGTGACGTGGACCGACGCCAGCAGCAACGAAACGTCGTTCAACGTCGCGCGCCGCATGCAGAACCTCGACGGCACCCTGGGTCCGTCGCAGGTCGTCGGCAGCCCGGGCGCGAACGCCACCGCCTACGCGGACAGCACGGTGACCGCGGGGCAGACGTACCGCTACTACGTCCGCGCCTGCAACAGCGCGGGGTGCTCCGCCTGGGCGTCCACGGCCAACGTTACGGCCCCCACCCTTC from Longimicrobium sp. encodes the following:
- a CDS encoding serine hydrolase domain-containing protein, which codes for MLYEIKNSRVLITCAAVAVLVGFAGARVNAGRGDVRAGPPGLVERALIPPPIALPAASLAAADSLVRARVRAGAFPGAALAIGNRGAIQHVAVYGQTTWDDDAPEVTPHRTRFDLASLTKVVATTAAVMALVEDGRLDLDAPVRQYVPEFSGGDKDRVTVRQLLTHSAGVRAGAADIADVPPAQVRRYLVSRPLALEPGKDVLYSDLGFVILWEVAERAAGEPLPRYLQRRVWGPLGMTRTAMGVPPGCADCAPTLHLSEADEPYTGGSFDEVARRLDGVTGNAGAFSTLGDLAIFAATIANEGRLEDVRVFNTRTVRGFTRPQPGVGTRALGWEVYCREGKVPDHRACEEVYAFGHTGVTGTSIWIDPVSRTWVVLLANRTYLPKMEVDMQRFRRRVYDAVIAGVPAP
- a CDS encoding Leu/Phe/Val dehydrogenase; this translates as MDVREVQVDGWERVLVAREGAYHGIVALHSSALGTALGGTRLWRYPSEAEALHDALRLSRGMTYKNAVAGLDAGGGKSVILAPERIADRGALFRAHGRCVELLGGAYITAEDVGTTPADMDVIAGETRHVAGTSAGVGDPSPYTARGVFRAIQAAVLHRHGSAELRGMRVALQGCGNVGRYLAAELAAVGASLVVSDVDSARAHAVADRVGAAVAEPDAIFDVDADVFAPCALGGILRASTIARLRAGVVAGGANNQLRDPEEDGTRLAERGILYVPDYVANAGGVITGFAGLNGHPAEWASLRVEAIHDTVLEVLRGAEAAGVLPHQAADRVAEDRIAQARAR
- a CDS encoding S8 family serine peptidase; this encodes MNIPRFFRTLAPLVALAAFAACDRPTEPLTSARAPGDAAPLLSAGADAIPGRYVVVLNTDVSSPSAAAHEMVRAHGGRLHFSYSSALKGFAATLSPEAVEELRRNPQVKYVAPDAWAYPVQTQQPNATWGLDRIDQRTLPLNGTYSYGPTGAGVRVYVIDTGIRTTHVQLAGRASVGADFVGDGQNGQDCNGHGTHVAGTIAGTTHGVAKGAQVVSVRVFGCTGGAPFSTIIAAVDWVTANAVKPAVANMSLGGGLYAPMNDAVTASIASGVTHAVAAGNSNADACTASPASTPGALTVGSTDAGDFRSYFSNWGSCVDLFAPGSSITSAWFTTDSASNTISGTSMASPHVAGVAALYLQGQPTASPAAVAQAIGASATSGMISDPMGSPNKLLFSPLTVETPAPKIALNPSMLRFTFLRVPAAAASAAPADTGAPQRFTASGAGEPRQAPREFDALYAATVADSATSGPIKLTNTGNGALNWTASVDRPWLAVDPTEGTLNSGYDALLNATVSAGSLAVGTHTGKLAVHDSAAGIATGYVDVVVNVANAAVLTPGTPLTGLAGASGSETFYSVTVPKGVTSLTIKTSGGTGDVDLYVRQGNAPTLTEYNCRPFMGGNIEECTTQFPAPGTYYVMLRGWSSYSGVTLSAALGGPPTAPASLTAAVETPTSALLNWVDGSVNETSFTLSRRAMTGATTWTAWQDVGTPAANATSATNGGLTGGSTYQYRIRSCNAAGCSAWAASASITMPNATPAAPTGAAATAVASTRIRVTWTDASSNETSFNVARRMQNLDGTLGPSQVVGSPGANATAYADSTVTAGQTYRYYVRACNSAGCSAWASTANVTAPTLPASPTGVAGTAVSATQVQVSWTDASSNETSFNVSRRMLNLDGTWAAAQNLGSPAANATSFADSTATGGKTYRYYVRACNAAGCSAWGISGNVVTPAP